The Micropterus dolomieu isolate WLL.071019.BEF.003 ecotype Adirondacks unplaced genomic scaffold, ASM2129224v1 contig_8757, whole genome shotgun sequence genome contains the following window.
aattaACAGTTTAATCAAGTATAGATAGTACATTCAATGATTGACATTGAATTGACATTCACAATTTAATTTGCACGTACTTTTTTATGCAAAACAATGTGAGCCAACCAAAAACCCTAACAGATGTGTTAAAATTGTTTGGCTTTTTCATCATGGTTGTAAAAACTGTGAGGGAACTGTGCGTGATCTCTGATCAACAGCAGGTATGTTGCCGTTGACAGCAAATGgacaaatggaaaacatttgCGTGGCGTGGTCAAAGGTGAAACAGACTTCAACCCTAAGAAAGCAGTGCCATGACACTGATGAAGGAATGGGCTTAACTCAGCATTCTATTGTATTGACTGTAAGAATCTGCTTTTTGGGAGATTgatatttaacaaattaaaatacacCACTTAAGATGTACCATTTTAAAGCCTGTATAATTAATGgcattatgttattttattaacacCATGCAGGATCAAGTCATGTGATACATTAAATTACCTGTCCAGGAAACCAGAGGAGCAGCAGTCCCATTCCCTGTTTAATTGACAGACTCAGGTGAGTCATGTTAATATTCACATTGAGTGTAGCTGCAGGGTGCACTGGAGGACAAAACAAATGGACTTCTGGTGGGTTGGAGTCAGTTCTAATACTCAAACTAGTTGTCAGAATTTGGGTGGGGTTCTCAAATGAAAATCTCCCCTTTTAATAAATAACACTAAGACGTTATACTAATGACCCTGTGATATAAACTAAAAAATATAGAATCTCTTATTAATTTGGATCCTATTCGTCAAAACAAgcatcctgtttgtttttacagttcatCTCAATCCTGAAAGTAATTTGGATGATTGACTGCTGATTCTGGTTTACATACTGTACCTGTGATGTGCAGACTTTGTTGAAACAAAGTACTTAACTAAATTCTAAGAACCACATTTCACTGTTCTCAAATAATAGCCAATCATGTTTAAAGTCTGGATATCTGTTATTTTGGTATTTAAATTAATATCCACCACATGTTAGGAGCTGAATAATCTCTGGACTTTTTCCacaaccaggacatgtctgcaTTTTGGGGAAATCTTACTTCATGCACAAAACTAGCTGCATGGGGTTAAACAGTAACTGCAATATGTTATACTTGCTATGCAGAGTCAAACATCACAGGCAATGAAAACCTTTTACCATGTGTTTGTGCTATTTCTTTGTTCACCTCACATTTAGTAGAAGAGTGCTGTGAGCATACAGAAGACTCCTCCGGCAACACCTGCAAAAAGGAGCAACTCTCGGCTGAGGAAGCTTTCCATAAACCCAATGAGCCTTCTCCACCTCTACCCCTTTTTGTCCTTCTCTGATCTGGTCAGTAGTGTTCGCAGGGTTAGAGTGATGGGCATGAGCAAATGTAATGGGGTAGACCTTCATATGAACAGACAGACTATAAAGTATGGCTGCTCACATCAGATGCCGGGCTAGAAGGAAAACAGGTCAAAACTATAAGCACAGTAGCTGCATGTGTGTCTCTAACATTCAATTGCAAAGCAACATCTACATTATTTTATACAGAGCTAAAATGTCACAATatgcacacgcgcacacacacacacacacacacaaacagaccctTACCTTCCATACACAGTAACGTTCCCAGCACCAGGGTTGCCAGGATTGACTCAGCATTCCCTCGGCTGGATACTCCCATGAGCAGTGGGTTCAGGAGAACGTGCATTTATAAGAAGCCtctaaagtgttgttttaaaggACAAAATGACTGAGGTATTTACATCTATTGTCAGCAATTATTAATAAACTATTCTCCaaattttttgattttttgtcAACAAGGATCAGCTTGATAAAAATTGTCTTAAAAGATACCTCAGACCTCTCAGGTGGAGGATTCTGCATAATTTTGCCAATGGTACATTAattatgtctttatttacaaaaaaattaccATATGTATGATTTACTTATAATTATTAAGATGCTTTAAACTAATAGAccctaaaataattaaaacaagtaatcataacaaatgttaatgttttatttcattgcaGGCCCGCTATCCTACCACATTCAAGTTACATTACACTTATctcatgcctctggagcaactacggTTTAAGTGTCTTGACACATCcacaaatgtgtccctgagacatttgtggatgtgtcacagtggaaatTGAAaccgggtctcccacaccaaaggtatgtcttatccactgccccatcgccACCTCAGTTGACACATATTTGTCGCCTATAACTAGTTCCAGTGATACAGTTGGTAAGTTTCCTGTTTATCTTTATCTATTAAAATTGTGTACACAAGTAGCTACAATTCTTCCAACTAATCTGACCCCACAGTTCCGATGGTAATTGCTGATGAATGAATGCCAACCGACATCTTCTGTTTCTGGCAACTCTGCTCCACCTGCCGAATTGTGacactaaaaaaataaatataaaaccaacCTTTTGTAGAAATTTTTTATCTTAGTAGTGCAGGTTTAGAGCTGACAACAACACTGCTCTGAACGATGTAGTGTTCACTCGGGGGAGCAGTATCGGCCAGCAAAGAGAATGCTCATGGAGGGGTTATGTcggatgaagaagaggaaggggtGGTCTGCGATGAAAGTGGGTGGAAGCATGTCGACCATCATAAcagcagcagtggcagcagcagcctcagTTCCCTCCTCGTTCACCTCCACGAAAGCCTTGTGGACGACTTCTGACAGTACTAGGTCATTGGCGGGAGACATGCCTGTcagcagaggaaacagagaatattttaaataataataagaataatgcCTTGTCTCACCCTACATGACAGAAATGTAGAGCACACCGATTTAAGAGAACCTCTGTATTGACTTGTTGCTCCTTTGAACTGACAGGAGCCAGTTCAGCTTTTGGTGCCTGTTCTTTAAATGATGAATATATGTGAAATGTTCCAGACACACGTCCTACCAGAGAAGTCACTCAAAGCCACGTCGAAGGCATCCACCATGCCCATGCTGATCAGGACATTCTTCATGTCATACTTCTCCTCCATCTTGAATCGAGGCAACCCCACCTGGACCTCAATGTTATTCATCATGTCTGGGCGCGTCCACTCCACAAAGTTCTCATAGGTCAGCGTCTTCTCCAGCTGGGGGTGGACACAAAAACAGTTATTAGTTTGTCTGCATCTTGTGCGTTTctttatgtgtatatgtgtgtgtctctgtgtcctaCCTTCTCCAGACCTGTTGTACTGTCCTCTAATTCATTTGGTAGGAAGATGAGCATGCTGAGCTCCTTTCCTTTGTACGGCATCTCTAGGATCTGTCCAACAGAAGGTTTCAAATATTACAGCAAAGGGCTGGATCATAACCAAAATCTCATCAAATCTTCTTTCATTCACATTCCATGGGAAAATTCCTGCTTCACCTCATTAATAAAGGTAATTGTCAGGTAACTGTCTGCAGCCCTGTGAGCAcacctctctcccctctcctccctgtgtatctctgtgtgtctgtgattaATTGCAGGAGTCGAGCGAGGTGCACAGGAGTCAGGTTCCAGCTGCTCATATATACCCGGTCATCCCTGCATCGCCAGATCGTAGACTGTAACTTCTCAGTCAGTCTTGCTTTTAGCCTCAGTATTTTGGACCCATATCATTGTAGTGTACCACCTAACCCTGTTTCTCTGTGCGCCGACTCCCCACCTGAACTTGCCCCGTCGCGGCGGCTTCACTCCTGTTACGCATGGAATCTGGATCCCCTGCCTGACTGGATTCCCAACTGGATTCTGCTCTCAGTTCTGTCTCTTGGAACCTGTTGCCCTCTAAGACCAATCATTTATTACTGTTAGGTTTGAATAAATAGCAGATGCAAGACTCAGTACACTTAATGTAACCATCAACCAACTGTTAAATGGTTCAGACAACAACTAATCAACCAATCATTTATTACTGTTAGGTTTGAATAAATAGCAGATGCAAGACTCAGTACACAGTGTAGTAGAGTCGGAGATGGCAAGATGTAACAAGGTTTACTGGGCAGATACCAACATGCATACTATATTCATCAATTAACTGATTTGCTTAATTACCTTGCAGTTGGCTTCGGAGATGTAGGTGAGAGGGAACTCAGTTTCCTGATACATCATCTTCACTGGCTTAGTGTCATCCTGAaaacagcaaacagaaaaaaaactgagctTGAAGAGAAACTTGAAATCTTGTACACATCACCTTGATGCAGTGATATAGAAGTGTACAGCAGTGTGTGTTCAGTACACTGTGACATCATTGTTGAGTGTGCACAGAGGTGCAACATACAGGtgccctccaaaagtattggaacggtaaggcaacttcctttgtttttgtagttcactggagacatttgggtttaagatcaaaagatgagtatgagacaagagttcagaaattcagcttttatttcctggtattcacatctagatgtgttaaacaactcagggcATACCACcatttgtttgaacccacccatttttcaagtgagctaAACTATTGTTGCCCAGGttttgccttttaggttgattgtccaaacattaaatagctctgtaTGACTAGTCTAaattttcatccttggttcaaacctataaaaactgcatttcctgttaaagaggataaaccaacatgaagtccagagagctgtctatgggagaaaagcaagccattgtcaagctgagaaaagatggaaaatcgaccagagccattggacaaacattgggcatagcaagcacaacaatttggaatgaagaaactactggtgtactgagcaacagacgtccaacaggtcggccaaggaaaacaacagtagttgatgacagaaatatcgtgcgagcggtgaagaaaacccccaaaacatcagtaagtgacatcagcaacgacctccacagtgcaggggtgaaggtatcacaatccactgttcgaagaagattcagagagcagaaatatagaggccacaccacaagatgtaaaccactcatcagcaggaagaatcagagggccagattgaaatttgtaaaagaagaacagagatgagctgcaaaagttctgcaacacaatcttcttgaccaagattaatctctaccaaagtgatggaaaggccaaagtgtggagaaagaaaggaactgcttatgatccgaagtatacaagctcatctgtgaagcatggtggaggcaatgtcatggcttgggcgtgcaaggctgcttctggaacaggctcattaatatttattagggcccgagcacaaaccATTCGAGCTTCCTATTGAAAATGAagggattatttatttatttttatttttctgcaaagtaacctcaattttgggggcctaaacatactcgaaaaacCGAAATCGACCAGCTTGCCTGGGGCGTGTCGTCAAAAAATCCatgatttgccatgaaacaggaagttcttataacttcagtatacatgttcacatctgcaCCAATTTTGATATGTataataagagtcccgccctggacacatccatatgccaattttcattcaaattaataacgccacctgctggcaacaggaaatgttttACGCTGTAACGTACTACTCAAAAAGCGTCCAAGCAACCATCcgaagcgacttacaattgatatgtcagaggttgcacacatctggagcaactaggggttaagtgtcttgctcagggacacactggtggatgtgtcacaatggggaattgaaccccggtctctcacaccaaaggcgtgTGTGAGCATTCCACTGCAACATCACCACCTTTCTCAAACCATGATGGACACTTGACACTTAAACAACACCTATGACATtggttcaattcaatttcaatttatttatttaaaagaaacagtGGACATTAATGAACGTCAATGACGTAAATATTCCAGATTTAGCCAGaaggctatttttcatctgcaATACAAAAGTGTCTAATGACCTTTTATTAAGTCATCAGATTTCACCCCCTTCTGACCCAGATGTCCTCCATTTCCTATGGTCAGGTTTCCTGCCATGGCCCTGATGTCGAATTACTTTAATTCACCCCTTTTCACCACTGTCAATGAAGAATTCAGAATTCATGGCCTAAATGGTAAATGCTACCACacaacacagttttaaaaaCCCAAATTTACTGACTTTAGACTTTAGTCAATCAGTGTTAGTCCACTGAATGTTTTCTTTGAGCAGTGTTACCTTGTTGAGTCTAAATTGAGCATCACGTGTGGAACTCTTCTCAAACTGCTTGTTCCAGCTTCCTTTGAAGTAGATTGCATTGACCAGCACCAGCCTGGTCATGCTGTCCACCACACCCTGGACCAGCACGTCCTTAATTTTACCTGGCAAACCAAATTAACACGTATGTGAAGCAACGTCACACAACTGaaagcatgtatgtgtgttaaagTTTAAGTGTTTAAAAGTAGCAAGCTCAGTTTCCCCATTACAGAATTTTGTGAAATCATATTTATTAGACCAGAAAAGTCTTGGAAATAGAACTCAGCCTTTCAAAATTAAATCAATTGTGCACCACCATTTGAAAAACTTTTGAACTCATAGCATTGCAAGGCCATGATAGTTTGCATGTCAATGTGCAATTTTGCCAGTCTGGAAATCCAGCTGTTTCTGCCTACGCAAAAGAGACTGACGCAGGACTGTGATTTACATTAATGTGGTCTTGGTTCTTCAATACATTTCCATTGAATGAAGGGGACATGCGGGTCTATTAACATACTAATGCGTGAGTATGTTAGTGTGTATGATCCACCTTGTGTCTGCTTCTCCACCCAGCTATTGATGTGCACCCTGGCTGACTCTGAGCTGGTTTTGAAGTCCAAAGGCTCCAGCTCTGCTTTGTAGTGCTTCTTGGTTTTTCCTAAGAAATCCTGGAACCATCAACACATTTACCAGTTCTGatcacacaaaataataaataaataatatatttgctTAACTTGGAGTTAGTTTTTACAACCAGAAAAGTATTTTCACAATCACTGCTCTACTTGTTTGAATGCTGGCCACTCTtatttgttatttcttcttACACAGCTTTTAGATTTCTGTCTGTGCTTCTCATTCACTCCAGCCCGACCACTCATATGCAAACAAAACCACACCTACTTATGgcaatgcaaacacacatgctgaaacatacacacacctcaATAAACTGGTAGGACTGCTCTCCGTACAGCCTGTTAGCAACACTGAGGGCATACGGAGTGTCTGCCTTGTTGAGCTCGCTCAGCAGTTGGGCAAAGCTAACGTGGACATCATCCTGTAAATCTTTGGTTTTCAGATACTGTGGACAAAGCAGACAAGTGATGTTAGAGACACAATGAGCAAGTGACACTCactcaaaaataaaactgacataTTTGGGTgtaaatttgtttcttttaaatccaTTGGTCATAAAAACAAACCTTCAAAAAGGTTAGGGGATCCAAGAATTCAGGATGGTATGTATTTGGCGAGTGTGCATCCAAATCAGGGAGACATAAACATTAAGTTTCCTTAGACAGTTACAATATTTGCTAAATTAGGTATTATCCAGATAAAAGAGTAGTTAACTTAATTTGTGTAAACTCTCAAACTTTTGACCGTCTAATAACACCGTGGTTTCCAGCAGGAGCTTATAGGAAATAATAAGTACACCAGGAAGAACccatgaaaagaaaagtttgGACTAAATTCTCCCTTGCATTGCCCACACACgtgacacacatttttaatgtgGTAATGATGATTTAACGAAGCAATTGAGTGATGACAATTAGGGACTGGGGAGTCGCTTGTCCTTCGCGGTCACAGTGCTTGTACTCAGCCAGGCCCTGATCCGGAGCCATCTTGTGGTTCTGGGCGTATTCGACCTCAATACTGCCATCATCCAGGAGATGCAACTGTTAGACACTCATCCTTCCCTCACCTGTTGACTGTTCAGGAAGGTGACAGGTTTCAGTGACTGCTTTCTAGCCTCCAGGGTAGCCAACCCACTCATGGAAATCCGTAAAGATAAGCACTTTGTGTGGGGTAAGCCAGGCAGGATGCAGAGCATAGTTTTACCTTTGTTTAATAGAAAGGTTTCTCTTATCTTTACAGATTTCCATGAGTGCTTTGGATTTCTTCCACGGACGGTGTCTTTCTTCACCTCCATTGTCAGTGAATGCTTTTGATAGCTGCTGTTTAATCTCTGACTCAAAGCCGTGATAAGACTGTACTGGTTGGGGACGGGTTTCGTCACCACCTGAGGTTGAGTTTGAACGTACACGACCATCTCACCTCCAGGACCTAAAGCAGTTCTGCAAATCACTTCATCTTGTAGCATTACATGGCAGGCAATTGATTGTTTTGGTTGGGAAAGTGAAAAGAACTTTGTTCCGGTTGCCGTCTCTGGTCAAGGGTGGGGGCAGCTCTCCAATGACTGGTACTGTTAGTTCAAAGTTGTGAAAAGAGCTTTAAACCAGTACTCCTATTGGTAGTCATGCCAACTCCTGGACTGTTGGGTAAATTACTGACATTGTCGATACCAATAGTCAATTTTTCCATTAAAGAAAGAACACAAGatagttttttcatttttgctgATGCTGAAAAAAAccttacacatttacatttattcatttagctgacacttttatccaaagcgacttacaattgctatacatgtcagaggtcgcacgcctctggagcaactaggggttaagtgtcttgctcagggacacattggcgaattgaacccgggtctctcacaccaaagacaggtgtcttatccattgcaccatcaccacgcCTGCAGTACTTCACTGCCCTTCATTCCTAAACTACTAGCTTCAGTGACATAGCTTGACATTGTCTCAGAGAGGTCCTGGGTTATCTTAATAATCATTTCAGAAGACACAATTTGTGGTGTTTTAATAGAGTGTATTTTCTGGTAAGAAAtctgcaataataataaataataaaattttagaAAAATTTAAGGTTATGAGCTTAACAAAATCAAGCTGAACCAGGAGCACCAACCTGCATTTCCATTAATGTTAATCTGttcttctgttctgtgtgtgtgtattttacctCTGACATCTGTTTGGCTGTGTTGCCCCTGGCCCCCAGCAACACCATAGCCAGGGCTGAAGAGATGCTGAAAGGGGAGAAGAAGACATTTGCGGTCTTGTCGTCGTCACCCAGCTTGTTGAgcaaagccagagagaaggaggtgttGGCCTTGGATAGAGGAGTTGGTGATGCCATTGTGTCTAAAAAGAAGAGAGGCCAGAGCATTAGTTATTACATTACAAACCTaaaataatgcttttatttcttcatctGATTAGTTTCTCACTCTCGTGTTGGGCCACAGAAGTTAATTTACAATTACAACGATTGTCTCTGAATATAAATACCTGGTATTAACACAATTTCTAAACGTTAAGACTCAGTGCAGGAAACATTAAATATACCAAGAAGGGTTAATTcagtattgttttggtttaccTACCCTAACAGTATTAGTAATAACAAAGTAGTAGTTGTTATCATTAGTAATTTATGGTTTTATTGAAATTATACTGCACCCTTGGTGGTGTGTAATTACCAGCAGATTGAGCCTACCGTTTAACctgtaatttaaaattaatttaagaaCCAATAAGCTAATAGCCTGAATCAAGTTACTGCTCTTACATCTGTGTAttcaccatagactgtatataaaaaggtattcACACGAAAAAAAGAAGTGTTCATTGTATTGTACAGTAGTAACCATCTCAATTCTACGACAGTGTCACCTAGTGGTAAAGTAGTAAAACAATTAATGATGGAGGATGGAACACAACAACAGCGCCTACAAACTAAATAATTATATCTCATTGTCACTAACGGAATGAGACTCTGTACTTACTGACAGACACTTTTCTTCTGGTCCTCAAATGATCAGGAGTCTTACCTACACTGGAAGACTTTTGCTTGAAGCTTCAGCTTTATTATTTACAAACTGACACGCCCCGAAATCCTCAGATGAGCTTCCGCATTTTCATTCTAAGGAAGCCGAACAGacaaaagtacatttactcccttttaacaaataaacaaatctaaCTTTAGGAAATAGTAGAAATCTAAGAGGAAAGGGCATCACTTATGATTAGACtacttaaaatatataatttaaaaaaaatctcttttggGACATGTTTGTAACCCAAAGCaaggagaaaatgttttcatctaTGGGTGAATTCGTCACCCCAAACGCCACGCAGTACCTTCCAGCTTGCAAGATCCTTTCATTTCGGGTATAGGCCTATGTGCATACAGTATCTGCACCCACTCCTTACTGATCAAAATTGTTTAGCTCCAGTGAAGATGGTGTCATTGAATAAacgtttatgttgttttttacatAAATCAGTATGTCTTTAGAAAGTACACAAATGTTGAGTCTGTGTAGTGGAACTTCTGATCTGAaatttgaaaaatgttacaattaaaTGAATTTGTAATGAGAAATGCTTTGTTCTGAAACGTAAAGCTTAAAGTGATTTTTGACCAGTAGGGACAGAAACCCAAAATAAACTCAAGAATAGTTCTTGATAGCGTACTGAATTGGCATATATTATAATACATGCCCAATTTGGAAGTGTAATATTTACCAGCATTTTATGTCAAATATGGGGTCTCTTTTGTTAACTTAATGTTTCCCTTTCTTGCAGCTACTCAGAGTAATCG
Protein-coding sequences here:
- the LOC123965149 gene encoding leukocyte elastase inhibitor-like, with the protein product MASPTPLSKANTSFSLALLNKLGDDDKTANVFFSPFSISSALAMVLLGARGNTAKQMSEYLKTKDLQDDVHVSFAQLLSELNKADTPYALSVANRLYGEQSYQFIEDFLGKTKKHYKAELEPLDFKTSSESARVHINSWVEKQTQGKIKDVLVQGVVDSMTRLVLVNAIYFKGSWNKQFEKSSTRDAQFRLNKDDTKPVKMMYQETEFPLTYISEANCKILEMPYKGKELSMLIFLPNELEDSTTGLEKLEKTLTYENFVEWTRPDMMNNIEVQVGLPRFKMEEKYDMKNVLISMGMVDAFDVALSDFSGMSPANDLVLSEVVHKAFVEVNEEGTEAAAATAAVMMVDMLPPTFIADHPFLFFIRHNPSMSILFAGRYCSPE